In one Arachis duranensis cultivar V14167 chromosome 9, aradu.V14167.gnm2.J7QH, whole genome shotgun sequence genomic region, the following are encoded:
- the LOC107465563 gene encoding uncharacterized protein LOC107465563, with protein MAAPRRVTIKEAGASDNVLQPLHVTHPNLNANFELKTALINLLPKFHGLPAQDPIQHLKYFHHICSTTRREGSDEVAIWLFAFPFSLEDKAKEWFYTLSSEVTSDWDLLRRGFLDKFLPPEKMDRLRKEMSCIVQGETEPLYEYWERFRKLLDACPNHMIDTQVLLGYICQGMREQDRTLLDTSSNGSLSKYKTAEEAWQLIIDLAEFNQHMRRRVNRPKTVNEGGINAITLRSGTQLKENGAKDSNLVLTAQGEEGIDIEEVVEEETPQVIVENEEARPTKETPKTKITLEEEIAQPLPFPTLAKKAKKRIELNPKMIEMFKKVKVTIPLFDAIHQVPRYAKFLKDLCMNKDKILELETIPLGSSISALIGTLPEKCDDSGPCMVISTVNGVRSLDCMCDLGTCVSIMPLSVYQVLKLPPLKRSAARFVLADKSIITVAGVAEDVLVNIKGLVFPIDFYVLEMPSNEPERASSILLGRPFLRTSRFKLDAYSGTYSFEIDGRVVSFSLEEAMKHPPENHSLFRCDLINNIVAEVHLAKLDEKFIIEEANEDPSKLNTTHHTNHPKKMELKPLPPHLKYSYLDEAHKLPVIIAKELTPQQEEKLLDVLRKNKRAIGWSLADLVGISPQVCEHRIFLEDGARPVRQPQRRLNLTILEVVKKEVTRLLEADIIYPISDSEWVSPVQVVPKKSGVTTIKNESGIVLGHIVSKEGISVDPAKINVISSLPYPSSEREVRSFLGHAGFYRRFIKDFSKVSLPLSRLLQKDTEFELSKECMEAYDKLKVALTQAPIVRGPNWTQPFEIMCDASNYAIGAALAQREGKIPYVIAYVMLPKH; from the exons ATGGCCGCTCCGAGGAGAGTTACTATCAAGGAAGCGGGTGCATCGGATAATGTTCTTCAACCCCTTCATGTAACTCACCCCAACTTGAATGCAAACTTTGAACTCAAGACCGCTTTGATCAACCTCCTACctaagttccatggacttcccgCACAAGACCCTATTCAACATCTCAAATATTTTCATCATATATGCTCAACAACTAGACGGGAAGGATCCGATGAGGTtgctatatggttgtttgctttccctttctctcttgagGACAAGGCTAAAGAATGGTTCTACACCCTATCTAGTGAAGTCACTTCCGATTGGGACTTGCTTAGAAGaggattcttggataaattcttgccCCCGGAAAAGATGGATAGGCTAAGGAAGGAAATGTCATGTATTGTACAAGGTGAAACGGAACCACTATACGAATATTGGGAACGGTTTCGTAAGCTACTAGACGCATGCCCTAATCACATGATTGACACTCAAGTGTTGCTTGGATACATATGTCAAGGGATGCGAGAACAAGATAGAACTCTCTTGGACACTTCTAGCAATGGCTCTTTGTCTAAATATAAAACAGCGGAGGAGGCATGGCAACTTATCATCGACTTAGCCGAATTCAATCAACATATGAGACGAAGAGTCAACCGCCCAAAAACCGTAAATGAG GgaggcatcaatgccatcaccctaagatCCGGAACACAATTAAAAGAGAATGGAGCAAAGGATTCAAATCTCGTCCTAACCGCTCAAGGGGAGGAGGGAATAGATATAGAAGAGGTAGTGGAAGAGGAGACACCACAagtcatagttgagaatgaagAAGCTCGACCAACAAAAGAGACCCCCAAGACGAAGAtaaccttggaagaagaaattgCTCAACCACTCCCATTTCCAACACTTGCAAAGAAAGCTAAGAAGCGCATAGAGCTCAACCCCAAAATGATAGAAATGTTCAAAAAAGTCAAGGTAACCATCCCCCTTTTTGATGCTATCCATCAAGTTCCTAGATATGCAAAATTCCTTAAAGATCTATGCATGAACAAGGACAAAATTCTTGAATTGGAAACCATCCCATTGGGGAGTTCTATTTCCGCTTTAATAGGAACATTGCCTGAGAAGTGTGATGATTCGGGCCCTTGTATGGTCATTAGCACCGTCAATGGAGTTCGATCCCTAGATTGTATGTGTGATCTCGGCACATGTGTTAGCATTATGCCGCTCTCCGTCTACCAAGTATTGAAGTTACCACCGCTAAAGAGGTCGGCGGCGAGATTTGTCCTAGCggataaaagcataataaccGTAGCAGGTGTGGCAGAAGATGTATTGGTGAATATTAAAGGGTTGGTATTTCCGATTGACTTCTATGTCCTTGAGATGCCATCAAATGAACCCGAGAGAGCATCATCTATcttacttggaagaccatttttGAGAACTTCTAGATTTAAGCTAGACGCCTACTCGGGAACCTACTCATTTGAGATAGATGGGAGAGTCGTGAGTTTTAGCCTAgaagaagcaatgaagcatccacCGGAGAATCACTCTCTATTCCGGTGTGACCTAATCAACAACATTGTTGCCGAAGTGCACCTTGCAAAGTTGGATGAGAAGTTCATcattgaagaagcaaatgagGATCCAAGCAAACTAAACACCACACACCACACAAACCATCCGAAAAAGATGGAattgaagccactaccaccccACCTAAAGTACTCATATCTTGATGAAGCCCACAAGCTCCCCGTGATAATTGCAAAAGAGCTAacccctcaacaagaagaaaagttgCTAGATGTCTTGAGGAAAAACAAAAGGGCAATCGGGTGGAGTTTGGCGGATCTAGTGGGAATAAGCCCCCAAGTATGCGAGCACCGCATATTTCTTGAAGACGGAGCAAGACCAGTccgacaacctcaaaggagactTAATCTAACCATTCTTGAGGTTGTGAAAAAGGAAGTCACTCGGCTACTTGAGGCGGACATCATCTATCCCATCTCGGATAGCGAGTGGGTAAGCCCGGTCCAAGTGGTGCCAAAGAAATCCGGGGTGACcacaatcaaaaatgaaagcg GCATTGTTTTGGGACACATAGTCTCAAAAGAAGGCATCTCCGTAGATCCGGCAAAAATAAATGTCatatctagtttaccttacccctcctccgagAGGGAAGTCCGCTCCtttcttggacatgcaggattctaccggAGGTTCATCAAGGACTTTAGCAAAGTATCCTTACCTCTCTCTCGACTACTACAAAAGGACACTGAATTTGAGCTGAGCAAAGAGTGTATGGAAGCATATGACAAGCTTAAAGTGGCATTGACACAAGCTCCTATTGTGCGAGGGCCGAATTGGActcaaccatttgaaatcatgtgcgatgcttcgaATTATGCGATAGGAGCCGCATTAGCACAACGCGAGGGTAAGATTCCCTATGTCATAGCTTATGTTATGCTTCCAAAACACTAG